In Salarias fasciatus chromosome 13, fSalaFa1.1, whole genome shotgun sequence, the sequence GCGGCCGTCTGTGCAggacagaaaggaggaaaagaCAAATCAGTGTACAGCTGGGCTCAACGAGCAGGGGCTGGCCAGTCGAGGAGCAAGAGGTAAAACCTGTGCAGGCAGGGCCACACCAAGCCAGGCGACTCCCCCTGTGCAGCCAGACATGCCAGAGGGCCTTCAGGCAGGTTGTGTCAACacaagaagacaaagaaaatgcAATGGCATTGCCAAGTCACAGGAAGGACCTGCGGATGAACCGCAGGAACCGTCTGAGAGCATTATGAAGCCGAAACAGAACGGtaggaaagccagagcagcagaaaatcTAACTGAAGAAATGACCAAGCTGCAACCAGAGACCTCGAGAGCAAAGCCACATGCTGGCAAGCTAAATGGCATCAAAGTGGAACCAGAGCAACTTCAGGAGGGGGACCTTCAGAAGACGGGGAGCAAAAAGGATAAAATAAAGGCTGACATGATGCCAGAAGCTCCTCAAAAGGCGTCTAAAGCTCGTGCCGCTAATGGCAGCGACAAGGAGGCCACAGAGAGAGCAACGAAGACAAAGAAGACACCAGAGGAGTCCAGCCAGTCCGAAGAAACAAAAGCCATGAACTCATTCCTGAATAACACACTGGAAACCCTGAAGATTAAAAAGGACGACAAATCAAAAACCGCAAAAGTCGTGAATGagataataaaaaatatagTCTTGCATCTGAAAGTAAGACGGAATGCTTTAAGAAAGTAGAAGAACCACTACGTACTGGAAGTTACTATGAAAATCTAAAGGTAAGTCACTGAGTTGATTCTCGAGATGCAGAACATGTAACCAATTTCAAATCAATACAGCTTTGTTTCTTCAGTATCGGTGTTTTCATTGTGACTGACTTGTGTCCTCAGATCTCCAGTCCTGATGAATTTGATGTGATGATTCCTCTGTTGGTTGAGAGAGTGGAGATCACTCCTTTTGGAGAGGATGGTGCCTTCTACAGCGTGGGGTTGAAACGAGGCTCAAACCCTCTGAGGAAGTTTCAAGAGGGAGAAACGCTATCTGCTAGTGAGATGCTCAGCGAGTTCAGGGACGAGGTGAAGAAATGCGTCAAACAATTTAAAGGTCAGCATAATATTCGATACCTGTAGTAACACATAGCAATCCTCGCAGTCAAATTTTGAAAACTCTggagtgtgttttgttcttcCAGAATGGACACTGGACAAGAAGAAAGCAGGCTGCCCTGCAGTGACCCTGAGCACCACGGTTCAGTCGGTCACCATTTCCCTGGACGTGGTTCTCTGCCTTATGGTGAAATCAAACTGGCCGTCCTTCGCAAAAGACGGCCTTAATGTGAAGCACTGGCTTGGGACTAAATTCAAGCGAGAATTCAAGTTTCAGCCTTATTATCTTGTTCCAAAGTATGAAGGTAGAAGCACTGCGGAAAAGGATGGCGTCCTCGCTAAAGGTAAGTTTGACTACAAGTGATTTTAGCAGTGGAAAAACACGAGCACGACCTATAGCACTTACCCAACTCcatatttttttgctttacaaATTTCTTTTCTGACGTCCACATTGCAGATACTTGGCGGATTTCATTCTCGCACATTGAGAAGGCCATTCTGAAGAGTCATGGATCGGAGAAGACGTGCTGTGAAGAAGGCGGCGTGAGATGCTGCAGGTTAGAACTTGTTCTGATTTTTCTCTTGAAAGCTGAATATTACAAGTCAAAGTATCAAGAGAAATTGATTCTATAATCACATAAAGAAATTCAAATACTCTTGACGTATAATAGTAGTTTGGTTAAGTATGATTCTCTGCATTCAGGAAGGCCTGTCTGAAGCTCCTGAAGCATCTTCTCAGCCAACTCAAAGAAGAGGATCCCTCATTTGACAAGTTCTGCTCGTACCATGCCAAGACCACGCTCCTCCATGCCTGTTGCTCTCGGCCTCGTGACGGCGACTGGCGCCTCTCAGACCTCAGCCACTGTTTCCaaatgctgctgcaggactttcAGGCTCACCTGAGACGTGGCATCCTCCAGAACTTCTTCATACCCAGCCAGAACCTGCTCTCTGGTGCCAGCAAGCACGTGTGCAACGTTCTGGCTGATCGTCTGGACAAGGAATGTAGGGAAGGCTTTCCTATTTTCAAGAGGAGACTTTCCAATATGCACTGAGTGTTTGACGCTCCAGCGTGAAGAGCAACGCCACAAAAACCACAAACTTTGTCGACATTTAATGTAGGTGTGGCCAAAAAGCGATGTTTACAAAAATGTGAGCAAAGCtcaaaatcttttatttctatGCATTGGAAACATTGTTATAAATCAAAAATTAATCCATTTTAATTGCAAAAattgaaataaacagattttcaagaaaagtctgcatttttctttctgaacTCAGGTGTTTATTGTATACAGTGAATAATCGTCAGGACATTTGTGATTTAgagaaatgctaacagctatatgagCCACTTTCTCATCAAGTTGACCGGCTCCTCCTCTGAACAGATATTTATCAACACTCCACAGCTCCTTCCCTTTTGCCTCACAAGTTTTATGGGGGAACTTCACATCTGTTGATCTAGAACTGAGCTGCTATTTGTTTACTCTTGTTTGGGGTCATTGACTTGTTGAAATACTCCTTCCAAGCGCATTTCCTCTTCAAAACAAGGCAGCGTGACTccctgaggttttttttttttatatgcgATGACATGACAGTAATACTACAGGCTTGTCAAAGAAAATATGCAACTAATCACATTTATTCAAGCCAACCCAATATAAGGAAAACTTCATGTGTAAGTAGGTGGCCTCAGCTACTGGTAAAACTTCCAACTAAAAATCATTTACTGGTTGGTGGATCAGCAGGGTATAACGGACCAATGGCTCATCGATAAATCAAGTATTGTACAATTTGAGTTTCATGTTGTGTAAAGAATCAGAAACTATTTAGGAACAATGGCTAACAGAAAAGCAAAACTATTTTGTCTGTCTCGGTAAAGACGACTGAAATTACAGTGCATGATTACTGGAATCTAAACATTGAGATCTTTTTTCTGGTTAGATGCCATTTTGTAAAAAATCCAACAAAGAGACATTGCTTGGTGTACTGCAGAAGGAAAAGTACTTGCATGCATTTTTTCCTCTTACCTGATCACATTTGCCTAATGCTTGTAATGTCTAAAGATACTTAAAATGAATCCACCTGCGATGATTGAAACCACTTTACATGTCTCACCTTCAGCGTATCAAACAAAGGTTTAAACAATAAAgcagtaaaa encodes:
- the cgasa gene encoding LOW QUALITY PROTEIN: cyclic GMP-AMP synthase (The sequence of the model RefSeq protein was modified relative to this genomic sequence to represent the inferred CDS: inserted 1 base in 1 codon), with amino-acid sequence MSGRGRPRKATGPTAQNTNKKSTDEGNGEQQNGRKTPEETQNGTTREQKPKKRETKEPRHSTERPSVQDRKEEKTNQCTAGLNEQGLASRGARGKTCAGRATPSQATPPVQPDMPEGLQAGCVNTRRQRKCNGIAKSQEGPADEPQEPSESIMKPKQNGRKARAAENLTEEMTKLQPETSRAKPHAGKLNGIKVEPEQLQEGDLQKTGSKKDKIKADMMPEAPQKASKARAANGSDKEATERATKTKKTPEESSQSEETKAMNSFLNNTLETLKIKKDDKSKTAKVVNEIIKNIVLHLKXKTECFKKVEEPLRTGSYYENLKISSPDEFDVMIPLLVERVEITPFGEDGAFYSVGLKRGSNPLRKFQEGETLSASEMLSEFRDEVKKCVKQFKEWTLDKKKAGCPAVTLSTTVQSVTISLDVVLCLMVKSNWPSFAKDGLNVKHWLGTKFKREFKFQPYYLVPKYEGRSTAEKDGVLAKDTWRISFSHIEKAILKSHGSEKTCCEEGGVRCCRKACLKLLKHLLSQLKEEDPSFDKFCSYHAKTTLLHACCSRPRDGDWRLSDLSHCFQMLLQDFQAHLRRGILQNFFIPSQNLLSGASKHVCNVLADRLDKECREGFPIFKRRLSNMH